A window from Micromonospora profundi encodes these proteins:
- a CDS encoding IS110 family transposase yields MITIGIDPHKASLTAVALDATGRQLAVRRVAVNAGAYKTLMGWAARWPQRRFAVEGAAGLGRGIAQLLAGGGEDVVDVPATLAARARLLDTGGARKSDPADAASVAHAAMRHKRLRTVVAEDHSTRLRLLSERRDDLASERVRVLNRLHVLLRDLIPGGAAPDLTAEKAATLLRGMRPISATDTCRRDLARDLIADLRRLDRQLHTNQAQTRQALAETHSTITNIHGVAHILAGKILGHVGDVTRFPTTDHFASYTGTAPLEASSGERRRHRLNPTGNRQLNTAIHTIAVCQARDPGPAASTTSAKSARARHPPRPDEQPGIAVSLTGASSGSVHVSVEVHDLPPPQPDAAAMAGWDEVVEQSILSPGGDLRVAALSADPPKLPVLCANGPGQYRIRLHARGREIAPDGVAFEPVEEYHFVVWPQATRPEVAHRLTDRYGAKARTAAPIPPPPPQDLSDFERSVEERIRRASGGAPQPQWPVN; encoded by the coding sequence GTGATCACGATTGGGATCGACCCGCACAAAGCCTCATTGACCGCCGTGGCGCTGGATGCCACCGGCCGGCAGTTGGCGGTCAGACGCGTGGCGGTCAACGCCGGCGCCTACAAGACGTTGATGGGGTGGGCCGCCCGCTGGCCGCAGCGGCGGTTTGCCGTGGAAGGCGCCGCCGGTCTTGGCCGCGGCATCGCCCAACTGCTCGCCGGTGGCGGCGAAGACGTCGTCGACGTGCCGGCCACGCTCGCCGCTCGCGCCCGGCTGCTGGATACCGGCGGTGCCCGCAAGAGCGACCCCGCCGACGCCGCCAGCGTCGCGCACGCCGCCATGCGCCACAAGCGGCTGCGCACCGTCGTGGCCGAAGACCACAGCACCCGGCTGCGCCTGCTCTCCGAGCGCCGTGACGACCTGGCCAGCGAACGAGTACGGGTCCTCAACCGACTGCACGTGCTGTTGCGGGACCTGATCCCCGGCGGCGCGGCGCCGGATCTCACCGCCGAAAAGGCCGCCACGCTGCTCCGCGGCATGCGCCCGATCAGCGCCACCGACACCTGCCGACGCGACCTTGCCCGCGACCTCATCGCCGACCTGCGCCGCCTGGACCGGCAGCTGCACACCAACCAGGCCCAGACCCGCCAAGCCCTCGCCGAGACCCACTCCACCATCACCAACATCCACGGGGTCGCGCACATCCTTGCCGGGAAAATCCTGGGCCACGTCGGTGACGTCACGCGCTTCCCGACCACAGACCACTTCGCCAGCTACACCGGCACCGCACCCCTGGAGGCATCCAGCGGCGAACGCCGCCGGCACCGGCTCAACCCCACCGGCAACCGCCAACTCAACACCGCCATCCACACCATCGCGGTCTGCCAGGCCCGCGACCCCGGCCCGGCCGCGTCTACTACCTCCGCAAAATCAGCGAGGGCAAGACACCCGCCGAGGCCCGACGAGCAGCCGGGCATCGCTGTGAGCCTCACGGGTGCTAGCAGCGGCTCCGTACACGTCTCTGTGGAGGTCCACGACCTGCCGCCGCCGCAACCCGACGCGGCGGCTATGGCCGGCTGGGATGAGGTGGTCGAGCAGTCGATCCTTTCGCCGGGTGGCGACCTGCGGGTCGCGGCGTTATCGGCCGACCCGCCGAAACTGCCCGTACTCTGCGCAAACGGCCCCGGACAGTACCGGATCAGATTGCATGCCAGGGGTCGCGAAATCGCGCCGGACGGGGTTGCCTTCGAACCGGTCGAGGAATACCACTTCGTGGTCTGGCCGCAGGCCACCAGGCCGGAGGTCGCACACCGTTTGACCGACCGGTATGGCGCCAAAGCGCGGACGGCAGCACCCATACCGCCCCCGCCGCCGCAGGACCTGAGCGACTTTGAACGGTCTGTCGAGGAGCGGATACGTCGGGCCAGCGGCGGCGCACCGCAGCCACAGTGGCCGGTGAACTGA
- a CDS encoding IS110 family transposase has product MDPHKRSATIEVMARDETVVGGGRFDTDRDGYAAMRKYASRWPNRVWAIEGCQGIGRHIANRLLADGEQVVDVPPKLSARARVFATGQGRKTDATDAHSIALVGTRMAGLRPLVNDEQLALLRILVDRRRSLGEDHTRMVSQLHQLLLELIPGGAKKSLSAAQAKALLATVRPRDAVGKARRRVAAELTADLERIYRHSEEADKELKELVASTGTTLMNLHGIGPSGARLLVEVGDITRFPNRAHFASWNGAAPIDASSGEQVRHRLSRAGNRQINRVLHTMATVQLRNPTEGRAYFDRKKADGKTSMEAMRALKRRLSDIAYRCMNSDTVATAAGPGGHRERLLAPA; this is encoded by the coding sequence ATGGACCCGCACAAACGCTCCGCCACGATCGAGGTCATGGCCCGCGACGAGACCGTCGTCGGCGGCGGCCGGTTCGACACCGACCGCGACGGCTACGCGGCGATGAGGAAGTACGCCAGCCGGTGGCCGAACCGGGTGTGGGCGATCGAGGGCTGCCAGGGCATCGGCCGGCACATCGCCAACCGGCTGCTCGCCGACGGCGAACAGGTCGTCGACGTCCCGCCGAAGCTGTCTGCCCGGGCGCGGGTGTTCGCCACCGGGCAGGGCCGCAAGACCGACGCCACCGACGCCCACTCCATCGCGCTCGTCGGCACCCGCATGGCCGGACTGCGCCCGCTGGTCAACGACGAACAGCTGGCCCTGCTGCGGATCCTGGTCGACCGGCGCCGCTCCCTCGGCGAGGACCACACCCGGATGGTCTCCCAGCTGCACCAACTGCTGCTGGAACTGATCCCAGGTGGGGCGAAGAAGAGCCTGTCCGCCGCCCAAGCCAAAGCGCTGCTGGCCACCGTCCGCCCCCGTGATGCGGTCGGCAAGGCCCGACGACGGGTCGCCGCGGAGCTGACCGCGGACCTTGAACGGATCTACCGACACTCCGAGGAGGCCGACAAGGAACTGAAGGAACTGGTGGCCTCCACCGGCACCACGCTGATGAACCTGCACGGCATCGGCCCATCCGGCGCCCGGCTGCTGGTCGAGGTCGGCGACATCACCCGGTTCCCCAACCGGGCCCACTTCGCCTCCTGGAACGGCGCCGCCCCCATCGACGCCTCCTCCGGCGAGCAGGTACGACACCGGCTCTCCCGCGCCGGGAACCGACAGATCAACCGGGTACTGCACACCATGGCCACCGTCCAGCTACGCAACCCCACCGAGGGCCGCGCCTACTTCGACCGCAAGAAAGCCGACGGCAAGACATCAATGGAAGCGATGCGCGCGCTGAAACGACGCCTGTCCGACATCGCCTACCGGTGCATGAACAGCGACACGGTGGCCACGGCGGCGGGCCCGGGAGGACACAGGGAACGACTACTGGCTCCAGCGTGA
- a CDS encoding pilin, which yields MHTTLSVLSDLAAAAPQPLAAPKSINEVISSITAWIMGIIALAATMFLVIGGLRYMAAGGDPAQVEQAKGNFKSALVGYALAVLSPVILQVLQGIIGG from the coding sequence ATGCACACAACTCTGTCAGTCCTGTCCGATCTCGCTGCCGCCGCGCCGCAGCCACTGGCGGCTCCGAAATCGATCAACGAGGTCATCTCCTCGATCACCGCGTGGATCATGGGCATCATCGCGCTGGCCGCGACGATGTTCCTGGTCATCGGTGGCCTGCGCTACATGGCCGCCGGCGGTGACCCGGCCCAGGTCGAGCAGGCGAAGGGCAACTTCAAGTCCGCTTTGGTCGGCTACGCGTTGGCGGTTCTCTCCCCCGTGATCCTGCAGGTGCTGCAGGGCATCATCGGCGGCTGA
- a CDS encoding PrgI family protein, which translates to MTIEDHVPRAVVPANVNEPDRIAFGLTFRQLGIIGGAGLVGLGVYDTFGHLLPQAVWIVAGALVFAVAVVVALGRRDGLPLDVWLRHGFALSSRPHTLAPGSARVSAVAVVAGQPSLPAPLRSPATAISPTGVLTSEGGGKVLIACGTMNIHLRTGSEQGALLEGFGRFLNSLTGPAQIVVAAQRHDLTVYAQAVVDHAPRLAHPALQAAADDYAEFLLDLDSQRDPLRRQVVIVTAELGADAGVRALSGLGVEAAPLDGPAVASALAGAVDPFSPPVPGPRAVPGAPITLRSTS; encoded by the coding sequence ATGACGATCGAGGACCACGTCCCGCGTGCCGTCGTCCCGGCCAACGTCAACGAGCCTGACCGCATCGCGTTCGGGCTGACGTTCCGGCAACTGGGCATCATCGGCGGTGCCGGCCTTGTCGGCCTCGGGGTCTACGACACGTTCGGGCATCTACTGCCACAGGCGGTGTGGATCGTTGCCGGGGCGCTCGTGTTCGCCGTGGCGGTCGTGGTGGCGCTCGGCCGCCGTGACGGCCTGCCGCTGGACGTGTGGCTGCGGCACGGGTTCGCGCTGAGCAGCAGGCCGCACACGCTCGCCCCGGGTTCAGCTCGGGTCAGCGCGGTCGCGGTCGTGGCCGGCCAGCCGAGCCTTCCGGCGCCGCTGCGTTCTCCGGCTACGGCGATCAGCCCGACCGGAGTGCTGACCAGTGAGGGCGGCGGCAAGGTCCTGATCGCCTGCGGCACGATGAACATCCACCTGCGCACCGGGAGTGAGCAGGGGGCGCTGTTGGAGGGGTTCGGGCGGTTCCTCAACAGCTTGACCGGGCCGGCGCAGATCGTCGTGGCTGCGCAGCGGCACGACCTGACCGTCTACGCGCAAGCAGTCGTCGACCACGCGCCGCGCTTGGCGCATCCGGCGTTGCAGGCCGCCGCCGACGACTACGCCGAATTCCTGCTCGACCTCGACAGCCAGCGCGATCCGCTGCGCCGCCAGGTCGTCATCGTCACCGCAGAGCTTGGGGCTGACGCCGGCGTGCGCGCGCTGTCCGGGCTCGGTGTCGAAGCTGCCCCTCTGGATGGGCCGGCTGTCGCCTCCGCGCTGGCCGGTGCGGTCGATCCGTTCTCCCCGCCGGTGCCTGGCCCGCGTGCGGTGCCCGGCGCCCCGATCACCCTGCGGAGCACATCGTGA
- a CDS encoding VirB4 family type IV secretion system protein: MPKISVAAGAEMPSPAALSVTPWHVQVGDGYAATYVVCGYPAEVGPAWLDPLLSYPARVDVSVHLDPVAPHLAAPMLKRQRARLESSRRLDADQGRLGDPMVEAAAADAADLADRVARGAAKLFDTGIYVTIHARTLDELRTVTAGVKAAAASVLLDLQPATFRHHQGWISTLPVGVDPLRMRRILDTTALAAAFPLASPDLAAPAPGTVAAPEGLLYGVNTTSNGVVIWNRWAQDNHNSVVLARSGAGKSYFVKLEVLRNLYQGTVVSVIDPEDEYAPLAEHVGGTVVQLGQPGVRVNPFDLPADHRADTLTRRGLYVHTLIAVMLGAAPPPGERAALDRAITATYARAGITGDPATWARPAPLLRDLADVLAADGDPAAGQLAARLAPWTVGNFASLFDGPTTTVPAGHLVVWSLRHLPDELRTVGTLLALDSIWSGIDTPATAARRRRQLVVVDEAWLLMRDGEGSRFLFRMAKAARKRSAGLCVITQDAADVLSTDLGLAVVSNAATQVLMRQSTQSIDAVSEAFGLTAGESRLLLSAPRGEGLLVAGCSRIPFRSVGSAAEHKLAVTGIGEAA, encoded by the coding sequence ATGCCGAAGATAAGTGTCGCGGCTGGCGCGGAGATGCCCTCCCCCGCCGCGTTGTCGGTCACGCCGTGGCACGTGCAGGTCGGCGACGGGTATGCCGCCACCTACGTGGTGTGCGGTTATCCGGCCGAGGTCGGCCCAGCCTGGTTGGACCCGCTGCTGTCCTACCCGGCACGGGTCGACGTCTCGGTGCATCTGGACCCGGTGGCGCCGCATCTGGCCGCGCCGATGCTCAAGCGCCAACGCGCCCGCCTCGAATCCTCGCGCCGCCTCGACGCCGACCAGGGACGCTTGGGTGACCCGATGGTCGAGGCGGCCGCGGCCGACGCCGCCGACCTCGCCGATCGCGTCGCCCGCGGCGCGGCGAAGCTCTTCGACACCGGCATCTACGTCACCATCCACGCCCGTACCCTCGACGAGCTGCGCACCGTCACCGCGGGCGTGAAGGCGGCCGCCGCCAGCGTGCTGCTGGATTTGCAACCGGCCACGTTCCGGCACCACCAGGGCTGGATCTCCACTCTGCCGGTCGGTGTGGACCCGCTGCGGATGCGCCGCATCCTCGACACCACCGCCCTCGCGGCGGCGTTTCCCCTCGCCTCGCCGGACCTCGCCGCCCCGGCCCCCGGCACCGTCGCTGCGCCCGAGGGGCTGCTGTATGGGGTCAACACGACCAGCAACGGGGTGGTGATCTGGAACAGGTGGGCGCAGGACAACCACAACTCGGTCGTCCTGGCCCGCTCCGGCGCGGGCAAGTCGTACTTCGTCAAACTGGAGGTGCTACGGAACCTCTATCAGGGCACGGTCGTGTCCGTCATCGACCCCGAAGACGAGTACGCGCCTCTGGCCGAGCACGTCGGCGGCACGGTCGTGCAGCTCGGCCAACCGGGCGTCAGGGTCAACCCCTTCGATCTGCCCGCCGACCACCGGGCCGACACCCTCACCCGACGCGGCCTGTACGTGCACACACTGATCGCGGTCATGCTCGGGGCGGCACCGCCGCCGGGTGAGCGCGCCGCGTTGGACCGGGCGATCACCGCCACCTACGCCCGCGCCGGGATCACCGGCGACCCGGCCACCTGGGCCAGGCCTGCGCCGCTGCTGCGGGACCTGGCCGACGTGCTCGCCGCTGACGGCGACCCGGCCGCCGGGCAGCTCGCCGCCCGGCTCGCCCCCTGGACGGTCGGGAACTTCGCCAGCCTGTTCGACGGTCCGACCACGACCGTCCCGGCCGGGCACCTGGTGGTGTGGTCGCTGCGGCACCTGCCCGACGAGCTGCGCACGGTGGGCACGCTGCTGGCGCTCGACTCGATCTGGTCGGGCATCGACACCCCGGCCACGGCCGCCCGCCGGCGGCGACAGCTGGTCGTGGTGGACGAGGCCTGGCTGCTGATGCGCGACGGCGAAGGCAGCAGGTTTCTGTTCCGGATGGCCAAGGCAGCGCGGAAGCGGTCCGCCGGCCTGTGCGTGATCACGCAGGACGCGGCCGACGTGCTGTCGACCGACCTCGGCCTCGCGGTGGTGTCCAACGCCGCCACGCAGGTTCTGATGCGCCAGTCCACGCAGTCCATCGACGCGGTGTCCGAGGCGTTCGGTCTGACCGCCGGGGAGTCGCGGCTGCTGCTGTCGGCGCCGCGCGGCGAGGGACTGCTCGTCGCTGGTTGTAGCCGGATTCCGTTCCGCAGTGTCGGATCGGCGGCCGAGCACAAGCTTGCCGTGACGGGAATCGGGGAGGCCGCATGA
- a CDS encoding type IV secretory system conjugative DNA transfer family protein: MTSTPTWPADVGHWIIARPWLGFIAAAAIVSAVFGHDRLLAWRHQRFTAGARWLTVAAPPEVTAEAAAAFWTTLVGVLTPSVWQQRLFGIPHVGWEYIWTGRSLTIRVWVPGTVARGAVEAAVRAAWPAATLTTADAAPPIAPTVAEEVGGAHWPQHTDGLPLRSEHDTDPLRALLATGAEVRHREHACVQILARPAPTRRVRAARRAAASNHRHGRPDLATRAVTGAVRLAIEPLLWILDVFTPGASRPRTPGHAPVRPAERDPVATAEARTVVDKAVRVPHYEIAVRFAVAADAGTSPPDPQRAAHVRSRLGGLGHTIASAAAAYTGPNRLRRMKMPRPVATLAGRQLRRGFLATVPELAALAALPQDLAVPGLDRARAKAVPAPVQVPSGGRSVKVLGRSQLGHHSIGLRVTDARQHVHVVGKTGVGKSTLLLNMILGDIKSGRGTVVIDPRGDLITDILDRLPASYAKKIVLIDPDQENPGCFNPLDDGGDPHLAVDNLVGIFAKIFQGQWGPRMDDTMRVACLTLMRHAKPTLSLVPSLLQDRDFRARFTHGLDDPDGLGGFWLWYDGINEQFRGQVIAPVLARLRAFLLRDFVKSVIGNAHSSFDMGRVLDGGVLLCRLPKGILGEETSRILGSMIVARVWQAAIARASIPEDQRKDANLYIDECHNFLTLPGSVGDMLAEARGFRLGLVLAHQDLAQLPNDIAAAVSANARTKLFFTVDPADARDLSRHTKPELDEHDLAHLDVYTAAARLLVGNRELPAFTFVTNPPAPPVGEATAIRQECAAAHSHTGGEPPMQQLARTAMKRRMTDRDR, encoded by the coding sequence ATGACCTCCACCCCGACCTGGCCCGCCGACGTGGGGCATTGGATCATCGCCCGGCCGTGGCTGGGCTTCATCGCCGCCGCCGCGATCGTCAGCGCAGTGTTCGGCCACGACCGACTGCTCGCCTGGCGGCACCAGCGGTTCACGGCCGGCGCACGGTGGCTGACCGTCGCCGCCCCGCCGGAGGTCACCGCCGAGGCTGCCGCGGCGTTCTGGACCACGCTGGTCGGCGTGCTGACGCCGTCGGTGTGGCAGCAGCGCCTGTTCGGCATCCCGCACGTCGGCTGGGAGTACATCTGGACCGGCCGGTCCCTGACCATCCGGGTCTGGGTGCCGGGCACGGTGGCGCGCGGCGCGGTCGAGGCCGCCGTCCGGGCGGCCTGGCCCGCGGCCACCCTCACCACCGCGGACGCCGCACCGCCGATTGCGCCCACCGTCGCCGAGGAGGTGGGTGGGGCGCACTGGCCGCAGCACACCGACGGGCTGCCGCTGCGCAGCGAGCACGACACCGACCCACTGCGGGCGCTGCTCGCCACCGGAGCCGAGGTACGCCACCGCGAACACGCATGTGTGCAGATCCTCGCCCGCCCGGCACCCACCCGCCGCGTCCGCGCCGCCCGCAGGGCCGCCGCGAGCAACCATCGCCACGGGCGGCCCGACCTGGCCACCCGCGCCGTCACCGGGGCGGTGCGGCTGGCAATCGAGCCCCTGCTGTGGATCCTCGACGTGTTCACACCCGGCGCGTCGCGGCCCCGCACCCCGGGCCATGCCCCGGTGCGTCCGGCCGAGCGGGACCCGGTGGCCACCGCTGAGGCCCGCACCGTTGTCGACAAGGCCGTGCGGGTGCCGCACTACGAGATCGCGGTCCGGTTCGCCGTCGCGGCTGACGCCGGCACGTCCCCACCAGACCCGCAACGGGCCGCGCACGTCCGCTCACGCCTCGGCGGGCTCGGGCACACCATCGCCTCGGCCGCCGCGGCGTACACCGGCCCGAACCGGCTGCGCCGGATGAAGATGCCCCGCCCGGTGGCCACGCTCGCCGGACGGCAACTACGGCGCGGGTTCCTGGCCACCGTCCCGGAACTCGCCGCCCTGGCCGCGCTGCCGCAAGACCTCGCCGTCCCGGGCCTGGACCGGGCGCGGGCCAAGGCCGTGCCGGCACCCGTGCAGGTGCCCTCCGGCGGGCGCAGCGTGAAGGTGCTGGGCCGCTCGCAGCTCGGCCACCACAGCATCGGCCTCCGCGTGACCGACGCCCGCCAGCATGTGCACGTCGTCGGCAAGACCGGCGTCGGCAAGTCCACGCTGCTGCTGAACATGATCCTCGGCGACATCAAGTCCGGGCGCGGGACCGTGGTCATCGACCCACGCGGCGACCTGATCACCGACATCCTCGACCGATTGCCCGCCTCCTACGCCAAGAAGATCGTGCTCATCGACCCGGACCAGGAGAACCCCGGCTGCTTCAACCCCCTCGATGACGGCGGCGACCCACACCTGGCCGTGGACAACCTCGTCGGCATCTTCGCCAAGATCTTCCAAGGCCAGTGGGGGCCCCGCATGGACGACACCATGCGCGTCGCCTGCCTCACCCTGATGCGCCACGCGAAACCAACCCTGAGTCTGGTCCCGTCGCTGTTGCAGGACCGGGACTTCCGGGCCCGGTTCACCCACGGCCTGGACGACCCGGACGGCCTCGGCGGGTTCTGGCTCTGGTACGACGGCATCAACGAGCAGTTCCGGGGCCAGGTCATCGCACCCGTCCTCGCCAGACTCCGGGCATTCCTGCTGCGCGACTTCGTCAAGTCGGTGATCGGCAACGCCCACTCGTCGTTCGACATGGGCCGGGTCCTCGACGGCGGGGTGCTGCTCTGCCGGCTACCCAAGGGCATCCTCGGCGAGGAGACCAGCCGCATCCTCGGCTCGATGATCGTCGCCCGGGTCTGGCAGGCCGCCATCGCCCGCGCCAGCATCCCCGAAGACCAGCGCAAAGACGCCAACCTCTACATCGATGAGTGCCACAACTTCCTCACTCTGCCCGGCAGCGTCGGGGACATGCTGGCCGAGGCGCGCGGTTTTCGGCTCGGGCTCGTCCTGGCGCACCAGGACCTGGCGCAACTGCCCAACGACATCGCCGCGGCGGTGTCGGCCAACGCGCGCACGAAACTGTTCTTCACCGTCGACCCCGCCGACGCGCGGGACCTGTCCCGCCACACCAAACCCGAGCTGGATGAGCACGACCTCGCCCACCTCGACGTCTACACCGCCGCCGCCCGGCTGCTGGTCGGCAACCGGGAACTACCCGCGTTCACCTTCGTGACCAACCCGCCGGCGCCACCGGTGGGTGAAGCGACCGCGATCCGGCAGGAGTGCGCCGCCGCCCACAGTCACACCGGTGGCGAGCCGCCGATGCAGCAGCTCGCCCGTACCGCGATGAAGCGGCGCATGACCGACCGCGACCGCTGA
- a CDS encoding replication-relaxation family protein produces the protein MPQSQSASLLAIYPHITNRDRRLLQLLDDHQVLTTDQIHRMLFLARRTCQIRLGELAALGLLDRFRFARAGGGSHPWHWTLGHQGHRFQAAAHRRPEPTVRTSRQAVDRLSANPNLTHLLMANEFFVRLTVHARQHPQARLDRWWSETMTTRQFRTITADGHGLWSVADTTVGFFLEADTGTEPLGRVVAKLDRYAQLIRRGGPRYPVLFWLGSEHREEHLHRLLRSRRDSVPLATANHATNPAEAVWLRDGATGRVRLTELPSDHGQPVADNPNYDESGFVL, from the coding sequence ATGCCGCAATCGCAATCGGCCAGCCTCCTTGCCATCTATCCCCACATCACCAACCGGGACCGTCGGCTTCTCCAGCTGCTCGACGACCACCAGGTCCTCACCACCGATCAGATCCACCGCATGCTGTTCCTGGCCCGACGGACCTGTCAGATCCGCCTCGGTGAGCTGGCCGCGCTGGGCCTGCTGGACCGGTTCCGGTTCGCCCGCGCCGGGGGTGGTAGCCATCCGTGGCACTGGACCCTCGGCCACCAGGGGCACCGCTTCCAGGCCGCCGCCCACCGCCGGCCCGAACCCACCGTGCGCACCAGCCGCCAGGCCGTCGACCGGCTCTCGGCCAACCCGAACCTGACCCACCTGCTCATGGCCAACGAATTCTTCGTCCGCCTCACCGTGCACGCCCGCCAACACCCGCAGGCGCGGCTGGACCGGTGGTGGTCCGAAACGATGACCACCAGGCAGTTCCGCACCATCACCGCAGACGGGCACGGCCTGTGGAGCGTCGCGGACACCACAGTGGGGTTCTTCCTGGAGGCCGACACCGGCACCGAACCCCTCGGCCGGGTGGTGGCCAAACTCGACCGGTACGCGCAGCTGATCCGCCGCGGCGGCCCCCGCTACCCGGTGCTGTTCTGGCTCGGCAGCGAACACCGGGAGGAACACCTACACCGGCTCCTGCGCAGCCGCCGCGACAGCGTTCCCCTCGCAACCGCCAACCACGCCACGAACCCCGCCGAAGCGGTCTGGCTTCGTGACGGCGCCACCGGCCGAGTCCGGCTCACCGAACTGCCCAGCGACCACGGGCAGCCCGTGGCGGACAACCCGAACTACGACGAGAGCGGCTTCGTACTCTGA